In Egicoccus sp. AB-alg2, the DNA window ACCACGTGCAGGGAGTGCCCGCCGCCGGCGGCCCAGCCGGGCACCACGCAGACGACCGCTTTGGGCATGAAGCGGATCAGCCGCTGCACCTCGAGGATGTGCAGCCGGCCGGCACGCGCCGGATCGATGGTCTCTGCGGTCTCGCCCTCCGCGTAGCGGTAGCCGTCGCGGCCGCGGATGCGCTGGTCACCACCGGAGCAGAACGCCCAGCCGCCGTCCCGGGGCGAGGGCCCGTTGCCCGTCAGCAGCACGCAACCGACGTCGGGCGTCATGCGGGCGTGGTCGAGCGCGCGGTACAGCTCGTCCACGGTGTGCGGCCGGAAGGCGTTGCGGACCTCGGGCCGGTCGAACGCGATGCGCACCGTGCCGCGGTCGACCACCGTCCCGCCGGCGTCGGGGCCGACCTCGCGGTGGTAGGTGATGTCGGTGAAGTCGAACCCGTCGACGACACGCCAGCGGCTGGGATCGAAGGTTTCGGAGACCACGCTTCTGGTTCGCCTCTCTGGCCGGAGCACTCCGGCTCTACGCTAACACCGACGCGGAACCGCTCCGCGTGTCGCTGCCCCGCCGCGCCGCCACCCCTGCGACGCCGGCCACGTCCCGCCGCGACGTCCTCCCCTGGAGGTTCGAGGTGCCCGCTCGCCTGGTCGCCCTCCGGCTGCCGCCGGAGCGATTCCTCGACGAACTCGACCGCGTGTGGTCCGACGGCGACGCCGTGCTGCCGCTGTCCACGACCGCGCCGGCGGCGACGCTGCAGCGCACGCTGCGGGCGTTGCGGCCCGCGTTGCTGCGCCGCCTGGACGACGCCGGCGACCTCGTCGACGAGCCGCTCGCCGACGCGCCACCGATCGCGGATGGCACCGCGCTGGTGGTGGCGACGTCGGGCTCGACGGGCCAGCCGAAGGGCGTCGTGCTGCCCCACGAGGTCCTGCAGGCCTCGACGGCCGCCAGCACCGCGCGCCTGGGCTGCGAGCCCGGGGAACGGTGGCTGCTGGCGCTGCCGATCCATCACGTTGCCGGTATCCAAATCGTGCTGCGCTCGCGGGCGCTGGGAACGGAGCCCGACGTCACGCCGCCGGGCGGCGACGACCTCGGCGACAGCGAGGCACAGCACGTCTCGCTGGTGCCGACCCAGCTCACCCGGCTGTTGGAGGCCGGTGTCGACCTGAGCCGGTTCCGCACCGTGCTGCTCGGCGGTGCCCGGCCGGAGCCGGCGCTGCTCGACGCCGCGCGCGAGGCGGGCGTCCCTGTCGTGGTGTCGTACGGCATGACGGAGACGGCGGGCGGGTGCGTCTACGACGGCCGGCCGCTCGACGGCGTCGAGGTGGACGTCACCGGCGACGGCGACGGTCGCATCCGGGTGCGCGGTCCCCTGCTCGCGACCGGGTACCGGACCCGCCGCGGCACCCAGCCGCTGGTCGACGAGGACGGCTGGTTCGTCACCGGCGACCACGGCCGCCTGCGCCAGGACGGCACGTTGGAGGTCTTTGGCCGCGTCGACGACGTGATCGTCTCCGGCGGGATCAACGTGCCGGCGCCGACCGTCGCCTCGGCGCTGCGCACCCATCCCCAGGTCCTGGACGTCGCCGTCGCCGGCCGCCCCGACCCCGAATGGGGCGAGGCGGTCGTGGCCGTGATCGTGCCCCGGGACCCCGACGCGCCCCCGACGCTGGACGAACTGCGCGAGCACGTGCGGCGCGAGTACCCGGCCTCCTATGCGCCCCGGGACCTGGTGGTCGTGGCGGCCCTGCCCCGCGACGCGATGGGCAAGCTGCCGCGCGCGGCGGTCAAGCTGCTGGCCGAGTGAGCGCACCGGGCGGCCGGCGGCGCCGGATCGTCGGCTCGCGCGTCGGGCGGGTCGCGCATCGGGCGGGTCGCGCATCGGGCGGGTCGCGCGCCGCGTCCCGCCCGTGCCCGGTCGGCATCCGGTCCACACCGGTCAGGTGCCCAGCTCCAGCACCATGACCGGGTCGCTGGTCGGCTGCGGCGAGCCGCCTTCCGGCTCCACCGTCACACCGATCGCGGCCGCCTCGGTGAAGTCGCCGGTCACCACCCGCGACACCCGGCCGCGGTCGTCGACGTCGAACACGCCCGCGGGCGTGGCACCGGCCGCGTCGATGACCCACAGTTCATACGTGTGCTCGTGCGGCGCCGGCGCCATGCCGTCGACCAGCAGGACCGCCTCACCACGGCTGGGCGAGAGCACGACCCGGCCGACCGAGCCGTCGGGCCCCTGCGTCTCCACCCACCGCGCGTCGGGGGCGGCCAGGATCTCCTCGTAGCGGACCTGCTGGTCCTGGAGCGAGTCGACGCGTCCGTACAGGTCGTTGACGAGCACCCCGACACCGATGCCCAGCACGACCAGCACGGCCGCCGCCGGGACCAGCAGGCGGCCCCACCACGGACGTCCGGTCGCCGTGCCGGTGCTGCCCGCACCATCGCCGGCACGTGGCCGCGGCGCCTCCTGGCGGGTGCGGTCGATCTCGTCCAGCACCCTGACCTTCAGGTCCGGCGGTGGCGGTTCGGCCGCGGCGCCGCCGAGGCGGGCGGCCGTGGCCAGCAGTTCGGCGACCTCCTGTGCGCAGGCGTCGCAGGCCTCGAGGTGCTGCTCGAAGAAGCGGCGCTCGTCGTCGTCGAGCGCGTCGGCGGCATAGGCGCCGGTCAGGGTGTGGATGTCAGCGGTCACGAAGCCACCCCCATCGCGTCGCGCAGTCGGATGAGGCCGTCGCGCATGCGGGTCTTGATGGTGCCGAGCGGCGTGTCGAGCAGCTCGGCCACCTCGCGGTAGGTGTAGCCCTTGTAGTAGGCGAGCTCCACGGCCTCGCGCTGCAGATCGGTCAGCGTGGCCAGCGCGGCGCGCACCTGCTCGTGCTCGAACGCCACCTCGACCTCCTCGGAGACCGCGTCGTACTCGCGCTGCTGCTGGCCCTGCCCGACCCGGTGCGTGCGGTCGCGGCTGGCCTGTTCCGACCGGACGCGGTCGATCGCCCGGCGGTGCGCCATCGTCAGGATCCAGGTGTGGGCGCTGCCCCGGTCGGGGTCGAAGCGGGCCGCGGTGCGCCACACCTCGACGAGCACCTCCTGGGCGACCTCCTCAGACTGTGCCGGGTCGCGAACCACCCGTCGCACGATGCCGTACACGAGTCCCGCGATGCGGTCGTACAGCGCGGCGTACGCGGCCTGGTCACCCCGCGCGACGTCGAGGAGCAGGTCGTCGTCGGTCGGCGCCGGCATGGTGGGCACGACGGGTCGCAGGCGGCGCTGGTCGCGCCGTGCGCCCTCGTGGGGAGGGTCGTCGCTCACCGTAGACCTCGCTCGTGTCACGCTGCCCCGGTCACGGTCCGGACGGGGCGTGCGAGACGAGTTCGGCGTGCAGGCTCCTACGGGTTGCCCCGTGCCTGTGGGTCACCACGGGGTCGTGCGACGTGCGCAGCCGAGGTTCGGTGCAGGTTCGCGTGCGGCGGTCGCGCGTCAGGACAGCCCGGCGTACGAGTGCAGCCCGACGAAGACGAGGTTGACGGCGTAGTAGGTGAACATCAGCACCGCGAACGCGCCGATCCCGATCCAGGCGGCGCCGCGGCCACGGGTGCCCCGCGTGGCGCGGGCGTGCAGGTAGGCCGCGTAGGCGATCCACGTCAGGAACGACGCGGTCTCCTTGGGGTCCCAGCCCCAGAAGCGGCCCCAGCTCTGCTCGGCCCACATGGCGCCGGCGATGACCCCGAAGGTCCAGGCGAAGAAGCCGAGGGCGATCGTGCGGTAGGCCAGCCCGTCGAGCGTGGACGCCTGCGGCAGGAACGGCACGAACCAGCGCGCGATGAGGGCGACGGCGACGAGCGTGAGGTTGACGGTCAGCGCCCGGGTCAGACCCTCGGACAGCGTGGTCGTAGGCGTCGCCACGAACACCCAGGAGACCGTCGAGGTGCCGAGGAAGGTGCCGACCGCCAGCTTCAGCGGCGAGATCGCGGTGCGCATGGCGCGGCGCTCGGCCTCCACGGGCAGCGACGTGGACCCGTGGTCCTCGTCGGGGGCGACGCGCCCGCTCAGCGCCTCGTCGGGGTTCCTGGCGCCGCTGTCCAGGTCGTCGCCCGGCACGCCTGGCGCAAGGTCCTTGATGTGGGCGGCGCCCACGGTGGACCGACCGGTGGGCACGGCGCGTGCGGCGGCCAGGCCCCGCTCGGCGGTGTCGCGCAGCAGATGCAGGCCGTTGAACAGGAACCCGACGGTGAAGATGCCGGCGGCGGTGACGATGACGCTGACGTGGAAGGTCCGCCACCAGGTGTCGAGGATCGGCATGAGGGGGCCGGGGTCGGCGTAGGTCAGCATGGCGGAGCTGACGACGACGGCCGCACCGAGCATCACGAAGCCGACCAGTTCGGGCTTCTTGCGCACGATCGTCAGGTAGATCAGCCCGGCCAGCGCGCCGGTGAGCGCCATCGCCGAGGTGAACTCGAACATGTTGCCCAGCGGCAGGCGGTCCTGTGCCAGGCCACGCACGATCTCGTGGGCGACGTGGGCAGCGACGGCGGTCCAGGCCAGCGCGATCCCGAGCCGCTGCAGCTTGGCGCCGGCGGGTGCCCCGCTGCGCGTGGTCGCCAGACCGGCCCGCGTCGTCAGCGAGTACAGGCACACGATCGCCGCGCTGACGTACAGCAGCAGCGTCACGGGGCTGTAGAGCAGCCGTGAGAGCTCGGCGAGCTGGTCCTGGCTCATGTCATCTCCTCGGAGACCGCGTCCGGCCCTCGTCCCCCACCGGGGCCTGGC includes these proteins:
- a CDS encoding 1,4-dihydroxy-2-naphthoyl-CoA synthase, translating into MVSETFDPSRWRVVDGFDFTDITYHREVGPDAGGTVVDRGTVRIAFDRPEVRNAFRPHTVDELYRALDHARMTPDVGCVLLTGNGPSPRDGGWAFCSGGDQRIRGRDGYRYAEGETAETIDPARAGRLHILEVQRLIRFMPKAVVCVVPGWAAGGGHSLHVVADLTIASRQHARFKQTDLDVASVDGGFGSAYLAKQVGQKFAREIFLLGDEYSAEDAHRMGMVNLVVDHDRLEDAALAWAAKINGKSPTATRMFKFAMNLTDDGLVGQQVFAGEATRLIYMTDEAQEGRDAFLEKRDPDWSGFPYHY
- a CDS encoding AMP-binding protein, which encodes MPARLVALRLPPERFLDELDRVWSDGDAVLPLSTTAPAATLQRTLRALRPALLRRLDDAGDLVDEPLADAPPIADGTALVVATSGSTGQPKGVVLPHEVLQASTAASTARLGCEPGERWLLALPIHHVAGIQIVLRSRALGTEPDVTPPGGDDLGDSEAQHVSLVPTQLTRLLEAGVDLSRFRTVLLGGARPEPALLDAAREAGVPVVVSYGMTETAGGCVYDGRPLDGVEVDVTGDGDGRIRVRGPLLATGYRTRRGTQPLVDEDGWFVTGDHGRLRQDGTLEVFGRVDDVIVSGGINVPAPTVASALRTHPQVLDVAVAGRPDPEWGEAVVAVIVPRDPDAPPTLDELREHVRREYPASYAPRDLVVVAALPRDAMGKLPRAAVKLLAE
- a CDS encoding anti-sigma factor domain-containing protein — its product is MTADIHTLTGAYAADALDDDERRFFEQHLEACDACAQEVAELLATAARLGGAAAEPPPPDLKVRVLDEIDRTRQEAPRPRAGDGAGSTGTATGRPWWGRLLVPAAAVLVVLGIGVGVLVNDLYGRVDSLQDQQVRYEEILAAPDARWVETQGPDGSVGRVVLSPSRGEAVLLVDGMAPAPHEHTYELWVIDAAGATPAGVFDVDDRGRVSRVVTGDFTEAAAIGVTVEPEGGSPQPTSDPVMVLELGT
- the sigK gene encoding ECF RNA polymerase sigma factor SigK, yielding MPAPTDDDLLLDVARGDQAAYAALYDRIAGLVYGIVRRVVRDPAQSEEVAQEVLVEVWRTAARFDPDRGSAHTWILTMAHRRAIDRVRSEQASRDRTHRVGQGQQQREYDAVSEEVEVAFEHEQVRAALATLTDLQREAVELAYYKGYTYREVAELLDTPLGTIKTRMRDGLIRLRDAMGVAS
- the ccsA gene encoding cytochrome c biogenesis protein CcsA, whose translation is MSQDQLAELSRLLYSPVTLLLYVSAAIVCLYSLTTRAGLATTRSGAPAGAKLQRLGIALAWTAVAAHVAHEIVRGLAQDRLPLGNMFEFTSAMALTGALAGLIYLTIVRKKPELVGFVMLGAAVVVSSAMLTYADPGPLMPILDTWWRTFHVSVIVTAAGIFTVGFLFNGLHLLRDTAERGLAAARAVPTGRSTVGAAHIKDLAPGVPGDDLDSGARNPDEALSGRVAPDEDHGSTSLPVEAERRAMRTAISPLKLAVGTFLGTSTVSWVFVATPTTTLSEGLTRALTVNLTLVAVALIARWFVPFLPQASTLDGLAYRTIALGFFAWTFGVIAGAMWAEQSWGRFWGWDPKETASFLTWIAYAAYLHARATRGTRGRGAAWIGIGAFAVLMFTYYAVNLVFVGLHSYAGLS